A genomic region of Leptotrichia hofstadii contains the following coding sequences:
- a CDS encoding TolC family protein, whose product MEKNRNKIAVSILLLLMAIPNFAQKITIQEAAEMAVKNNKDIKIGMLEMDRGQIDVSRSWKQRFFTVSYNASANAYFKNIISKKTGEAYQQYLSLSQPLFTGGKLKLGNEISKDNLKLTELKLDKTKKDTVLSTVQAYIDVYEAVSTLGVLQKSKEALDENYKIQTEKYNLRMVTQPEYKEAERSLKAMEAQIVEQQGNIEIAKESLGILIGVPNPSSIEIVPFGVEDNFTKTIDLKKDMEKLTTQNTEYKIAQKQIDISRKNTKLERASFFPTINGTVNYGALGSRNKLKDVFEVKDFSSAAGVTFTWNIFDWGKRKEDVKYAKKTEEIAEVKSEQTLEQVKANMRKTYYKLQALEKSLEALKIAVESAEETYELEKERYNYNLITMNNLLDAEAKLRQSRVNYATSRLKYYYLVSQYGAFLD is encoded by the coding sequence ATGGAAAAAAACAGAAATAAAATAGCAGTGTCAATATTGCTGTTATTAATGGCAATTCCCAATTTTGCACAAAAAATAACAATTCAGGAAGCCGCTGAAATGGCGGTAAAAAACAACAAAGACATAAAAATAGGAATGTTAGAAATGGATAGAGGGCAAATTGATGTAAGCAGAAGCTGGAAACAGAGATTTTTTACAGTAAGCTATAATGCTTCGGCAAATGCTTATTTTAAAAATATTATTTCGAAAAAGACAGGGGAAGCGTACCAGCAATATCTATCACTCTCACAGCCGCTTTTCACAGGCGGGAAACTAAAATTAGGAAATGAAATAAGCAAAGACAACTTAAAATTAACTGAGCTGAAATTGGATAAAACAAAGAAAGATACAGTATTAAGTACTGTTCAGGCATATATTGACGTATATGAGGCAGTCAGTACGCTTGGAGTACTGCAAAAATCAAAGGAAGCATTGGATGAGAATTATAAAATTCAGACTGAAAAATATAACTTGAGAATGGTTACACAGCCTGAATACAAAGAAGCAGAAAGAAGTCTAAAGGCTATGGAAGCGCAAATTGTAGAACAGCAAGGAAATATTGAAATAGCAAAAGAATCTTTGGGAATATTAATTGGAGTGCCAAATCCGAGCAGCATTGAAATAGTGCCGTTTGGAGTGGAAGACAATTTTACCAAGACAATTGATTTGAAAAAGGATATGGAAAAATTAACAACACAAAATACTGAGTATAAAATTGCACAAAAACAAATTGATATAAGCAGAAAAAATACAAAACTGGAAAGAGCCAGTTTTTTTCCAACAATTAATGGAACTGTAAATTACGGGGCATTAGGTTCGAGAAATAAATTAAAGGATGTATTTGAAGTGAAGGATTTTTCATCGGCTGCTGGAGTGACATTTACTTGGAATATTTTTGACTGGGGCAAAAGAAAAGAAGATGTAAAATATGCTAAAAAAACTGAAGAAATTGCAGAAGTAAAATCAGAGCAGACATTGGAGCAGGTTAAGGCGAATATGAGAAAAACATATTATAAGCTGCAAGCGCTTGAAAAAAGTCTGGAAGCATTGAAAATTGCAGTGGAAAGTGCAGAAGAAACGTACGAACTGGAAAAAGAAAGATACAACTATAACTTGATAACAATGAATAATTTACTTGATGCAGAGGCAAAATTACGCCAGAGCCGTGTAAATTATGCAACTTCAAGACTTAAATACTACTATCTTGTATCACAATATGGAGCTTTTCTTGATTAA
- a CDS encoding efflux RND transporter periplasmic adaptor subunit, translated as MKLYNKKIVAALAILAMFAISCGKKKQAAVNNARPVKVQVIGQNSISLGYTASGTLKGIEEVPYTATSSGEIVVINAKNGDSVRAGQVIVSIDNQAARSNVASAASNVNTASSNISSAAAALEEARINYEKYSMLYNKRLVTETDYLKAKTNYDAARAQLNASKNSLSSARAALDSANDTNRKSVIKTNTTGTIANMKLELHQQTSAGSALFTVVNESEMQLEVGVSPEVINKIHVGTQAKVKIDELQGEELAGTVYEASAAANSATRQFIVKIKIPNPERRLKSGMYGTASIDTGAENGLIIPKKAIVVRGVEQVVYIVQNGKAIAIPIKITNQNQEMAAVTGNGLTAGAELIIDGQNVVQANETVRKVQ; from the coding sequence ATGAAATTATATAATAAAAAAATTGTAGCGGCATTGGCAATACTTGCGATGTTTGCTATATCTTGCGGAAAGAAGAAACAGGCTGCAGTAAATAATGCAAGACCAGTAAAAGTGCAAGTTATTGGACAAAACTCAATTTCTTTGGGCTATACAGCGAGCGGAACTTTGAAAGGTATAGAGGAAGTTCCCTATACAGCGACTTCTTCTGGAGAAATAGTTGTAATAAATGCAAAAAATGGGGATAGTGTAAGAGCAGGGCAGGTAATTGTATCAATTGACAATCAGGCTGCAAGATCAAATGTTGCAAGCGCAGCTTCAAATGTAAATACAGCCTCATCAAACATCAGTTCAGCCGCCGCCGCACTTGAAGAAGCTAGAATAAATTATGAAAAATACAGTATGCTTTATAATAAAAGGCTAGTAACTGAAACAGATTATTTAAAGGCAAAAACTAATTATGATGCTGCAAGAGCCCAGTTAAATGCCTCAAAAAACAGCCTAAGCTCAGCACGGGCAGCACTGGATTCGGCAAATGACACAAATAGAAAATCTGTAATAAAGACAAACACAACGGGAACTATTGCAAATATGAAGCTGGAACTCCATCAGCAAACATCAGCTGGAAGTGCCTTGTTTACTGTGGTAAATGAATCGGAAATGCAGCTGGAAGTGGGAGTTTCACCAGAAGTAATAAATAAAATCCATGTAGGAACACAGGCGAAAGTAAAAATTGATGAGCTGCAAGGGGAAGAGCTGGCAGGAACAGTATATGAAGCGTCAGCCGCGGCAAATTCGGCAACAAGACAGTTTATTGTAAAAATCAAAATTCCTAATCCTGAAAGAAGGCTAAAAAGCGGAATGTATGGAACAGCAAGCATAGACACTGGAGCAGAAAATGGATTAATAATTCCTAAAAAAGCCATTGTTGTAAGAGGAGTGGAACAAGTGGTCTATATAGTTCAAAATGGTAAAGCAATCGCAATACCAATAAAAATTACAAATCAAAATCAGGAAATGGCGGCAGTTACTGGAAATGGTCTTACTGCAGGTGCAGAACTTATAATAGATGGACAAAATGTTGTACAGGCTAACGAAACCGTTAGAAAAGTACAGTAA
- a CDS encoding efflux RND transporter permease subunit, whose product MTVADFATKRVVSTTMILIFMVFSGVVAMRSMKQELIPDFNFPLVAVNTTWTGAASEDVKTQISKKIEDAALNVDGIKNISTSSTYGNSSVMVEFNFGTDTDIKQVQIQSEIDKIKQDLPSDANDPVVSKLNTAGGNSDMAMMIAIRGADESTITSFIEETLEPRLKRNRGVGNISVFGNATRQIKVKLDPYKLQAYNLSPSEIYTKIKAAHTIVPGGTVKDGSKEFILRVDGELKQLEQIQNIIISNNDNQTVRLSDIANVEYGTKDKTSYSKYDGQDMVSVVIQKSKDGNLVEIANIAKKELENMKPLFPSGSKYEIIVDNSIRVKDAISNVTNNGLQALVITVIVLLVFLKDLRASLVVGMSIPISAAFTFFLLNTQGISLNLISLMGLALAIGSLVDNAVVTLDNIFDHIQINKEPALVAAVRGTNEVIVPMIASTATSVCVFLPIVLFPGFAREVFAGISLSMMFALSTSIVVAMLFIPMASSLFLNIEKISGAAGKAHRFNAFRDKYKELVKQALEHRKAVIIGVIVLFFVVVFGLGKTVKTGFFPAIDNDEYSVVAQLSTGLDVEVAHEISKQMEQIVKEDPATKNYTTIVNAQAAIVNVDVKKDTMKAMERMRQKMSDIPNVTIAVSPSKAGGRSVSKDYSFQVEGDNAEEINRIANAIMADMKRQTWFKDVKSSSEGGYPQAQLEVNRVKAESYGLSVTDITRMLNQTVLGVDPIEITENTETLKVYMEFEEQYKNSLDKILNIMIKTNGGQFVRLGDIATMKQVEGAASIETYNGSQIVTVGANLDKSKGLNDASKFVNESFKKTNPAIGYKIAPAGNAQSQKEMGGEIMNALMISVALIYVVLAVQLESFILPIIMMLALPLSMIGVMFGLAVTRIQLSMFVMIGILMLFGMAVNNAIVLLDFVSSLRQKGMEIREALVEAASSRLRPILMTTLTTVLGWIPMVFSSKGSSGYYQGMAVAVMFGLSFCTLLTLFFIPVAYSIVEERKEKRQKAKEEAKKAKKMAERSQNK is encoded by the coding sequence ATGACAGTAGCAGATTTCGCAACGAAAAGGGTCGTTTCTACAACTATGATACTGATATTCATGGTTTTTTCAGGTGTTGTAGCTATGCGGTCAATGAAGCAAGAATTGATACCAGACTTTAACTTTCCGCTAGTAGCTGTTAATACGACTTGGACTGGAGCGGCTTCCGAGGATGTTAAGACTCAAATTTCAAAAAAAATAGAAGATGCGGCACTTAATGTTGACGGTATTAAAAATATTTCTACAAGTTCAACTTATGGAAATTCAAGTGTAATGGTAGAATTTAACTTCGGTACAGATACGGATATAAAGCAAGTACAGATCCAGTCTGAAATTGACAAAATAAAACAGGATCTGCCGTCTGATGCTAATGATCCAGTAGTTTCAAAATTGAATACAGCTGGGGGAAATTCAGATATGGCGATGATGATTGCGATAAGAGGAGCAGATGAATCGACAATCACTTCATTTATAGAAGAAACGCTGGAGCCAAGACTGAAAAGAAATAGGGGAGTCGGAAATATATCGGTATTTGGTAATGCCACAAGGCAGATAAAAGTAAAACTGGATCCGTATAAACTGCAGGCATACAATTTATCTCCAAGTGAAATATATACTAAAATTAAAGCGGCTCACACAATTGTGCCAGGTGGAACAGTAAAGGATGGTTCAAAAGAATTTATTCTAAGGGTTGATGGAGAATTAAAACAGCTAGAACAGATACAGAACATCATTATTTCAAACAATGATAATCAGACAGTAAGATTAAGTGACATTGCTAATGTTGAATATGGAACTAAAGATAAGACATCTTATTCAAAATATGACGGTCAAGACATGGTTTCTGTTGTAATTCAAAAAAGTAAGGATGGAAATCTAGTTGAAATTGCAAATATTGCAAAAAAAGAATTGGAAAATATGAAACCGTTATTTCCATCGGGTTCAAAGTATGAAATAATAGTTGATAACAGCATAAGGGTAAAAGATGCGATTTCCAATGTAACAAATAATGGTTTACAGGCATTAGTAATAACAGTGATTGTCTTATTGGTGTTCCTAAAGGATTTAAGAGCCTCGCTTGTAGTTGGAATGTCAATTCCAATATCTGCTGCATTTACTTTCTTCCTTTTAAATACACAAGGAATCTCACTAAACTTAATTTCGCTTATGGGTCTTGCACTTGCGATAGGATCACTGGTTGATAATGCGGTCGTTACGCTAGATAACATATTTGATCACATTCAGATTAATAAAGAGCCAGCACTTGTTGCGGCGGTACGTGGAACAAATGAAGTAATAGTTCCAATGATCGCTTCAACGGCAACATCAGTTTGCGTATTTTTGCCAATTGTATTATTTCCAGGGTTTGCAAGGGAAGTATTTGCGGGAATTTCGCTCTCAATGATGTTCGCACTGTCAACTTCGATTGTTGTAGCAATGCTCTTTATTCCAATGGCATCAAGCCTTTTCTTAAATATTGAAAAAATATCAGGAGCGGCAGGGAAAGCACATAGATTTAATGCGTTTAGAGATAAATATAAAGAGCTTGTAAAGCAGGCTTTGGAACATAGAAAAGCAGTTATAATCGGAGTAATTGTACTATTTTTTGTAGTTGTTTTTGGACTTGGAAAAACTGTAAAAACAGGATTTTTCCCAGCGATTGACAATGATGAGTATTCGGTAGTAGCACAGCTTTCGACAGGACTAGATGTAGAAGTGGCACACGAAATTTCTAAGCAGATGGAACAGATTGTAAAAGAAGATCCTGCTACAAAAAATTATACTACTATAGTAAATGCTCAGGCGGCAATAGTCAATGTCGATGTAAAAAAAGACACGATGAAAGCAATGGAAAGAATGCGTCAAAAAATGAGCGATATTCCAAATGTTACAATTGCTGTTTCTCCGTCAAAAGCTGGAGGACGTTCTGTTTCAAAAGATTATTCATTCCAAGTGGAAGGGGATAATGCAGAAGAAATCAACAGAATTGCCAATGCGATTATGGCAGATATGAAGCGGCAGACATGGTTTAAAGATGTAAAATCATCATCAGAAGGTGGATACCCTCAGGCACAGCTTGAAGTAAACAGAGTGAAAGCAGAAAGTTATGGACTAAGTGTTACAGACATAACTAGAATGTTAAATCAGACTGTATTGGGAGTAGATCCGATAGAAATTACTGAAAACACAGAAACATTAAAAGTTTATATGGAATTTGAAGAGCAGTATAAAAATTCACTTGACAAAATACTGAATATAATGATAAAAACAAATGGAGGACAATTTGTAAGACTAGGAGACATCGCCACAATGAAACAGGTGGAAGGTGCAGCCTCTATAGAAACTTACAATGGTTCTCAAATTGTAACAGTAGGAGCAAATTTGGATAAATCAAAAGGTTTGAATGATGCATCAAAATTTGTAAATGAATCATTCAAAAAAACAAATCCAGCTATAGGATATAAAATAGCTCCAGCAGGAAATGCTCAAAGCCAGAAGGAAATGGGCGGAGAAATTATGAATGCCCTTATGATTTCAGTCGCACTTATTTACGTCGTACTGGCAGTACAGCTAGAATCATTTATTTTACCGATAATAATGATGTTGGCGTTGCCATTGTCGATGATTGGAGTAATGTTTGGACTGGCTGTAACAAGAATACAGCTGAGCATGTTTGTTATGATTGGTATTCTTATGCTATTTGGTATGGCGGTTAATAATGCGATTGTATTACTGGATTTCGTATCGAGTTTGCGGCAAAAAGGGATGGAAATTCGAGAGGCTCTTGTGGAAGCGGCAAGTTCACGGCTTCGTCCGATACTTATGACAACACTTACAACGGTGCTTGGATGGATTCCAATGGTATTTTCAAGCAAGGGAAGTTCGGGTTATTATCAAGGAATGGCGGTAGCAGTTATGTTTGGACTTTCATTCTGTACATTGCTGACATTATTCTTTATACCTGTGGCTTATTCTATAGTTGAAGAAAGAAAAGAAAAAAGGCAAAAAGCAAAAGAAGAAGCAAAAAAAGCTAAAAAAATGGCTGAAAGATCGCAAAATAAATAA
- a CDS encoding PG0541 family transporter-associated protein, with amino-acid sequence MKRVEIYFDSYFMDKIKEEMREYGIEQYTIIPQVYSRWSKTLKHFNSHVWPGTDSVLVTYLEDDQAKEIMRLIKIMKIDLGKSISMGAALLPVDDIIL; translated from the coding sequence TTGAAGAGGGTAGAAATATATTTTGATTCCTACTTTATGGATAAAATAAAGGAGGAAATGCGTGAATATGGAATTGAGCAATATACAATAATTCCACAAGTTTACAGCCGTTGGAGCAAAACGTTAAAACATTTTAACAGCCACGTCTGGCCCGGAACTGACAGCGTTCTTGTAACGTATCTGGAAGATGACCAGGCAAAGGAAATTATGCGGCTTATTAAAATTATGAAAATCGATTTAGGAAAGTCAATCTCAATGGGAGCGGCACTTTTACCAGTAGATGATATTATTTTGTAA
- the upp gene encoding uracil phosphoribosyltransferase translates to MAVFELKHPLIEHKLSNLRNKDTDTKLFRESLNEIAGLMVYEATKHLPLKEIETETPIQKTTTKVLDKPITLVPILRAGLGMIDGILQLLPNAKVGHLGVYRNEETLEPVYYYAKMPTNVVGSQVFVVDPMLATGGSMIYTIDYLKDRGVKNITVLSIIGAPEGIKKFTEKHPDVDLYIAAIDDGLNQNAYIYPGLGDAGDRIFGTK, encoded by the coding sequence ATGGCAGTTTTTGAATTGAAACATCCACTAATTGAACATAAACTTTCAAATTTGAGAAATAAAGATACAGACACTAAACTTTTTAGGGAAAGCTTAAACGAAATAGCAGGACTTATGGTTTATGAAGCAACAAAACATTTGCCGCTCAAGGAGATTGAAACAGAAACTCCTATTCAGAAAACCACTACAAAAGTTCTGGATAAACCAATAACATTAGTTCCCATACTAAGAGCAGGACTTGGAATGATAGATGGAATATTGCAGCTTCTTCCAAACGCAAAAGTAGGTCATCTGGGAGTTTACAGAAACGAAGAAACCTTAGAGCCAGTCTACTATTACGCAAAAATGCCAACAAACGTTGTCGGAAGTCAAGTTTTCGTAGTAGATCCAATGCTTGCAACAGGAGGTTCAATGATTTACACAATTGATTATCTAAAAGACAGGGGTGTAAAAAATATAACAGTATTAAGCATTATTGGAGCTCCTGAAGGAATAAAGAAATTTACTGAAAAACATCCTGATGTAGATTTGTACATTGCGGCAATTGATGATGGACTTAATCAAAATGCGTATATCTATCCAGGTTTGGGAGATGCGGGAGATAGAATATTTGGAACAAAATAA